The Tachysurus vachellii isolate PV-2020 chromosome 19, HZAU_Pvac_v1, whole genome shotgun sequence genome segment gtgtttctctctctctctctcgctctctcgctctgttttttttctatacttttgtttatctctgtctgttttGGTTTCccttctctcgctctcgctctctctctctctctctctctctctctctctctctctctctctctctctctctctctctttctctgtctttatatctctgtctctgtctttgtctatctctctctctgtctctgtctctctctctctgtctctctctctgtcttgctgtcAGTCTCTTGTCCACagtctctatatatatatatatataatagcatGTCTCGCATCACTCTGTCTCAGGATTTGACGACTCTGCTCTCCTTTCCCCACTGGACCTGGCTGGACTGGATCGTGGCGGTGTTTTCAGTCGGGCGCGTTGTCCTCAGCGCCTTCACTCACAATGTGAATATGACTCGGAGTAGATCAGCCCACTAGCCGCCTGACTAGCACGGTCACTTCTAGCTCGTAGGTCCGAACGTATCGGTGATGAAGAGGACCATGTTTGCCATAGGGTTTCTTTAGCCGTGTAGATTTAGCATTGACTATCATGAGGTTACTTTGTGACTGCAGCATGATGACTGAGTCACAACCAATACTGAGATTTTGATAGAAAGTCAAATCATCTAGTCATAGAGCTGCTAATACTGCAGGTGGTAGGAGGTAGACGTCCTACATAGTCGCTGCAGCATAACAGCAGTGGTGTAGTCCAGTCTGAAGCAAAGTTACAGGCTAGGTTTCTTAGTGTAGCTATGGCTAGCTAGAATTAGGCTCGATCTAAAAACATTCCTTATTGAAGTAACCAAGGTTTCCCATGTTTCCTTACAGCTGGGCGATGCATTATTAGGGATATGTGAATAACTAATGAGTAGAAAAGGGTATATGCAAACAGCCAGGCGATGATATGGTGTATATTGGTGTGTGACCTCGACTGCACCACTGAAACATACTGTAGCTATGTAGCGTAGGTGATGtttcttctctctgtccttgtgtTCCCCTGTCTGCATTCTCTCTAAAATCGATTAGTCCTGTCTGTTCACCAGCTCAGTGTTACTGTACAGAGCTCTCCGTTCATGTTTTGTccttttctgtgtgtctctttgggtgatgtgtgtgtatgtgtgtttgtagatgCTAACAGAAGGTCAGTCTCCACTATGAATCTGTCCAAGCACATAGACCCAGTCATAAACAAACGCCTGTCTTCATCTTCTGCCACACTGTTAAACTCGCCAGACCGAggtaaacacacgcacacacacacacacacacacacacacacacacacacacacaatcaatctCGGCCTTCTGTTCTTACCAAAAACACACGGTCATACCTTTTGTTTTGAGTGAGTTATGACTTATGAGTTATGTCTTGTTTTTAATACAAGGTCGACTTACACACTCTCTTCACAGTTAGCGTCACACTGTGTAGATTTATTTGATCAACTAGTGAACAAACCGCTGTCAGTTCATCTTATAAAGCACTGAGtaattcaaatgtttaaacattctttttatatttatctcagtcttttaatgtgtttaacaCGTGTGCGGTTTTTCGTCTCGTGTTGTTGCGTCAAGGCTTACAGAAGCAGACGTCCTTGTCCTCCTCTTGCTTAGTAACTAAAGTATCGTCTAAAGCTCGAGCCTCCAGAGAGAAGATCCATCAGGACAGACCTGCAGGTGGATTTGGCACAAAAACCAAggattattaatttatttattttccttaacAGGACACACAACTTTACTGTATAATACTACCTGGAATCTTAAGTATTGAtgatgcgtttttttttttaagagttttgAATAGACTTGATTCCGGTGCAGACCAAAGTAACCTCTCGAATATGACACTTAGATCTTTCTGCTCATTAAGATGCCACTAGACTTTAAATGGCTGGATATGAGAACATGATTCCAGGTAGTGTTGTAGCGATTGTGTGTGACGGGGCACATCGGGGCAAACTGGCATGTTCTAAAAGGCTGATCCTGGGTCTTGACTGTTTGTAAGGAGTTTTTCCCTCTCATCCTATATGACCCGAGACTCACTTCCTCTCTTTTCCAGCTTCTGCCCAAGAACGAGccgttttaaacattttaacctGAATGTGTTAAAGGGGcggtttgtaattattttaaagccCAGACAAAATGCCATTGCTAAGGAAGCTCTTAATTTGTCTTGGGTCAGGCATGATTTCTGGTCCTGAAAAGAACAACACGAATAAGAGCGAAACATTGTGAATAAGCAGTGTTCAAGGTAACATGGACACAATCTGATTGTTAAAGACCTAGAGGCAAATGACAAAGAGTGTAAAattacaaactgcacctttaagtCTGTTCATCTGAGCTGTGCATGTGCTCCTACAGCATGCTAATGACTTAAGTAGTGTATGGATTTCAGTGGGAACAGAATTGGGTCTTGTTTATGCATGAACTGTCACTCTGCTGCGGCGTGTGTTTTAGCTTTGGCTCTTCATGCTCCATGTTTTCAGCTGGTCAAATGTTTCTTTAACTAGCATTAgtgaaataatagtaataaactaGTTTATAACTCAtgaagtgcgtgtgtgtgtgtgtgtgtgtgtgtgtttcaggtatgCGTCGTATGCCTCTAACCCCATGGGAGAACAATGTAGTCACTCGTTTACAGACACCAACACACTCGTACCTGGCCAGAAGTCgtagtgctgtgtgtttgtctggagATGCAGgtaaagccacacacacacacacacacacacacacacacacaatctactCTGTCTTTCCTCGCTTGATTGTTGTCCACAAGTCATTAGCCTGGAAGTTtaagatttgtgtttgtgtgtctgagagtgtgtgtgagagagagagtgagttagagAATAGAACTCTGTCTGGCTTTCCCTTTTCTCTCTGAAACAAAACGCCTCTTTCAGGGCTTTTCTCTTTCCTTAAACTGTTTCCACggcttctgtctgtctgtctgtctctcgctctcgctctcgctcgctctctctctctctctggtcttttctaatcttatctaacCACAAAAATCTGCTAACACACAGAATACACTCATCACTGAATCCTGTTTCAGGAGGAAGCAGTGtgttaggccacacccacttttctAAACACAATACTTTTAGCTCCTCCCCTTGAGGTGGCCAGAGTCACTGTGTGACCTTGTATTGCTTAGTAGATGCTGATgaacattttctctttcttccttttccttccATTTTCATCTTTTACTCTCATTTCCTCACCCTGTCCATTCATCTCTCACCTCCCTGTTTAATTAACTCATACTCCACCCGGCCTGCTTGGCTGCTTAACCTTTGACCTTGGTTCAGTGACCCCCGTTTGTCCTCGCTCAGCCTCCTGTCATCACTCGAGCTCACTATCCTTCAAGACCATGCAGTCACGCAGCTCCGAGCGACCCATCAGAGCCGGTCTCAGCCTTGAGCGAGCCGTCAGAGCCGGGCCGGAAGGAAGCCTGTGCAGGAAGGCGACCCAGAATGTGGCGGTAAGAAAATGCACCAGAGGGCAGTCAGAATTTCAGATATGTAGAAAACATGTTCGGATGTTTAAGTCTAGATGTTACATAAtacttaaattaaaatgtcagcTGTAATTTTTGTTCAGTTGTAGATTTTATAATACTGTTTGATGATTGTAGCTGTTTGTAGAAGTGCTATTGTTTATCACGGTGGTGTTTAGCTGTGGCTGTATGTAGTGGTGTTGCTGTATGTACTGTAGCGGTGTTGCTGTTTAGCTGTAGTTGTATGTAGCGGTGTTGCTGTTTAGCTGTAGCTGTTTGTAGCGGTGTTGCTGTTTAGCTGTAGCTGCATGTACCGGTGTTGCTGTTTAGCTGTAGCTGCATGTACCGGTGTTGCTGTTTagctgtagctgtgtgtagCGGTGTTGCTGTTTAGCTGTAGCTGCATGTACCGGTGTTGCTGTTTagctgtagctgtgtgtagCGGTGTTGCTGTTTAGCTGTAGTTGTATGTAGCGGTGTTGCTGTTTAGCTGTAGTTGTATGTAGCAGTGTTGCTGTATTGCTGTAGTTGTATGTAGCAGTGTTGCTGTATTGCTGTAGCTTTTTGTAGCGGTGTTGCTGTTTAGCTGTAGCTGTTTGTAGCGGTGTTGCTGTTTAGCTGTAGTTGTATGTAGCGGTGTTGCTGTTTAGCTGTAGCTGCATGTAGCGGTGTTGCTGTTTAGCTGTAGTTGTATGTAGCGGTGTTGCTGTTTAGCTGTAGCTGCATGTAGCGGTGTTGCTGTATTGCTGTAGCTTCATGTAGCGGTGTTGCTGTTTagctgtagctgtgtgtagCGGTGTTGCTGTTTAGCTGTAGTTGTATGTAGCGGTGTTGCTGTTTAGCTGTAGCTGCATGTAGCGGTGTTGCTGTATTGCTGTAGCTTTTTGTAGCGGTGTTGCTGTTTAGCTGTAGCTGCATGTACCGGTGTTGCTGTTTAGCTGTAGTTGTATGTAGCGGTGTTGCTGTTTAGCTGTAGCTGCATGTACCGGTGTTGCTGTTTAGCTGTAGTTGTATGTAGCGGTGTTGCTGTATTGCTGTAGTTGTATGTAGCGGTGTTGCTGTATTGCTGTAGTTGTATGTAGCGGTGTTGCTGTATTGCTGTAGTTGTATGTAGCGGTGTTGCTGTATTGCTGTAGTTGTATGTAGCGGTGTTGCTGTTTagctgtagctgtgtgtagCGGTGTTGCTGTATTGCTGTAGTTGTATGTAGCTGTATTGCTGTAGCTTTTTGTAGCGGTGTTGCTGTTTAGCTGTAGCTGTTTTAGCTGTAGTAATTCTATAGCTACTTTAGCTTTGTGGTTTAGCTGTTCTTCCCATCACCATTTTCTAGATGCTTCTTTTTAATTCAGTAAACGAAATTTTTTcacaagtgtttattttatatttacatattttacttcAGCATGTCATATACAGCAGCGATTATTGTTTTAAggcttttttgtcttttttccctccTATCTGTTAGATGTTTGACCTACACAGGTGCTATCAGATCAGTATGTCGTTCACTATGTAATGAGCAAGTACAGTGAAGAAAAAATGATGAGAAATACGTGGTTCTTAAAAATAGACCAAACACAATGTGCCTTTATAAAACTGTAAAGTTTATGAAGGAATTTATTTTGCAtctttgtttgagtgtgtggaTTGAGCTTAAGCTCCATAGAAAGTACACCAGCTGAGGATTGTTTTGTTTGACCTGAtagccacatacacacacacacacacacacacacacacaccagcttttgggtgtgtgtagtttgcCAGGGGATTATAGTATTAAAGACTTATGTCTGAGACCCAGAGCCACTGACGTGCATTCAGtctgttacacaaacatcaatGTCGAGCAAAAAACATTTActcatttctttatatatatatatatatatatacacacacaaacatacacacacagacacacacaaatacaaacttttgTACACAGGATCCTATACCCAGGTCTTCTATTATGAAACTTTCTCATTCAGTTTTAAACAACAGCCCAAGGTTATAAACTTTGTCcaccaagaaagaaagagattgtGCTGAGTAAATGTGTACATAACCAgggagttatttatttatttatttatttatttattttgcaactCACTAGTGCCATCTGCTGGACACAATCATCGATAGCGAAATGTAATAAACCCTGTAACATGATAGAATTTCTTTAAGTCCTCCGACATACATGAGCATTTCATATCGCACCTGTTCATCATTATTAACACTCATTGGTCATGATtactgctatttttttattttttgagtgACACAACATGGCCAGATGCTGCAAGTCTAACAGTAACGGTTGTGAGAGAAATAGTCGTTGCTTTGATGCCTTTGAGATTCTTTATCTCTTCACATTTCTGTATTTGTGCATTTAtctgactatttatttatttatttattttgcatggtTAGGCTGATAGGAAGGATAAGGACTATGTCCGAAAGTCCTGGAGTAATCTGTCGTGTCCCATTCCACCTCTGAACCTCGCCACCACCAAGCGAGCTCCTTCTCCTGGCAGCCAGCGCACTAAAGTCAGCCAACCGTCATCTGCCAGGTACTGACAGCTGACTGGGTTTCAGTCTTTTACTAAAGTTTTGTGTGTAAGCGTTTTCTTAGTCAATCAGAAGTACAACCTTTCCTGTAAAATATGCAAAAGTTTCAGTTcatagggtgccattacttttgcaCTAACTGGATAGCTAAGAGATTTGTTTTCGACTGCTTTcttttgaataataaataataattctgtcTAAACTGAAGCCGTGCAATCAGGGTTTCTGTTTAAATATTGAGTAAATTTACACATTCCCTCACAAGTATTTCCTTCTGTGTGGCTTTAGGAGTTCCACTAAACCTCCTCTGAAGTCTCCTACGTCCAGAAGGTCCAGGTCTCCACCTCCTCCATCTTCCATGCCCTTATCTCCTAGCAACCCTTCACTGTTGCCTGGTAACCTGCGTCCCAGCCGGGGTAAGCCAGAGAGCCCGAGAGTGAGTCTGGAGGTTGTTAAGGACCtgaaagaggaagaggtcaaaagAACTGAgactgaggaagaggaggtaGAAAAGGAGAAGGGGGAGCAAAGTGAGAAAAAAGCAGCAGCTGAAATCTCGACGCGTAAAGCAGAGTCTAATGGTTAGAGGCACTGCTATggttctgttcacacacacacacacacacacacacacacacacacacacaactgttgtGTATTACATTCTAAACTTTTCCTGTTTGTCTCAGGCATTGAGAGGGTGATGAGTCCTCCAGCAGTCAGAGTCAGTGCAGGAACCACAGACCCAGAGGAGGCGTCTCGACTGCTGACTGAGAAACGACGGCAGGCccgagaacagagagagaaagaggaggaggagaagaggcaGAAGGAGGAGGCCGAGAGGTGCGTATACACCAGTTAGAGAACAGTATAATGACTATAAGCCTCTCCAGGAGTGttgaaggggtgtgtgtgtgtgtgggtgtgtgtgcgtgtgtgcgtgtgtatcgATGGACAGACGACACAGAGAGGAAATGGCCCGGAAGATAGCTGAAGAGAGAGCGAAAAGAGAAGAGGAGGCCCAGCGTCTGGCCgaggagaaaaaacacaaggaggaagaagagagacACTTAGAAGAGGAGAgactgcagagagaaagagaagaagcagAACGGCAGCTGAGACAggtcacacaccacacacacacacacactgtataataaaaacGTACCACCCAGGGGAATTCATCATACATgcacaactgcacacacaactctaataacagtgtgtgtgtgtgtgtgtgtgtgtgtgtacactgacaGAAAGAGGAAGATGAGACTCGTCAGCGTGAAGAGGCTGAGCGTTTGcgtcaggagagagagaaacacttcCAGAAAGAAGAGGCTGAGAGACTCGAGAGGAAAAAGgtacagttatttttttctttgtctgttttggagtttaaacattttcatcaaTGACTCAAACACACTTTTTACTTCTGTAGCGTCTCGAGGAGATCATGAAACGCACACGCCGTTCAgatcaggtacacacacacacacacacacacacacacacacacacgttctgtTCACTCATGCCTCTTGTACATGATGTTTTACTGatctctgtgtggtgtgtgtagaaaaGCCCCAGTCAGAGGAATGGAGATGTGAGTCAGCAGAATTCTCAGGACTCGGGTAAGTCTGTTTCATTCAGAACAGAACCATGAGGCTTTGGGAAGGTTGGGAAAAGGATGGAAGgtatctttctgtgtgtgtgtctctctctcactctcatacacacacacacacacaaatattgaaTTAAACATACTGCACCTACACTATTCTCTTATTAAATTaggaaaaatattaatattccttgtgtgttataaatatacttttattattcactctctctctctcctctcactcttcctctcctctctctctctctctcctctctctctctcttgctctcctcctcctctctctctctctctctctctctctctctctctctctctctctctctctctctctctctctctctctctctgtctctctctctctctctctctctctctctcagtgaatGTGGTCCCCGGGATCCCGTCAATCACAGTCTCTGCTCCACAGATCCCTCAAACCACACAGCACAGTGACAGCAACGGACACGCTAACCCTGATctcctcttacacacactgccccctgctggacacGAGTAAGTACTGCCTCTACGGCGCCACTTCGCTCTGCACGATAGTAGGAAAAAAATCTCTGGATCTCTGTGCTGCCCTCATGTGGAAATAACGTGTCCCAGTAGCGTTATTCCTAAATATGTTCCCACTTAAACCTGTGCTCCATTTTCTTATTCAGCGCGAGCACTGAAGCCCTTCGAGAAAACGGCGTCATCATGGAGACCTTCGAGGAAGTGATCGAGGTGCCCATGGTGACCAAGTTGTCTCGTCAGGAGGGAGACGGAGAGGAAGAAGACGAGAGGATGAAGGCACCGCTGATAGCTTTCAGAGAGAACGGAAGCACACATGACATGAGCGCATGGGACCAAAGCCAAGTGCAGCAACACGCAGGTGAGCCGAAATGACGgccttcatttacatttagcacacacatttatccagagtgacttacaatttatttcaatttatacaactgagcaattgagggtttaagggccttgctcaggggcccaccaATGGCTGCttagacctgggattcgaactcatgaccttctgatcagtagcccacaGGCAACCACATCCCATCATCCTTCAACCTCATTGtcttcaacatcatcatcttcgTCCAAAGTTTTAGGGCAAAATAAGGATTAAGACTATTTGTTTTTGGACATGTTATAAGCCAATAATCAGCAAAATGatcatttattgtctttttatgGTTGTTTTTAAATCGTGTTCTCTGTCATCACAGGTGATGTCTGATACCCTCGGAGAGCATGATGGGAAACAGTGCGGTGTGTTCTCCAGGTCGACACCCAGTTACgtgaggagaaaataaatagaacGCCCTCTTCTCTAGCGGACCGCTCTGTAAACAATCGTCCTTGCGCTCCCTGTAATGCAGCCCCAACCTTCTGACCCCTTTAAACACTTTAGTGGTATGTTCCAGGAACAAAGTGGATTAACGTGCATTTAGCGTGTATGTGGAAAACCTGTGGATTTAAATAAGCTGTAAAGTCTGATCTAATacttgaagtttttttttttttttgcttggttTGTTTCTGTCGAGGTAAAGTTTAGTAAAGTTCTAACTGTTGCATTGAGAAAGCACCGGGTGGCTGATTTTGAAATCTTTAGAAACATCCGGGAACGGTTCGGAAGCTCGAACGCATCACGACTTTTTACAAGAACGGAGAGAAAGTTTGAAGAAATAGTATTTTCCTACTTCTTTCTAAAGCTTTATTCTATATTTCGTTTGATTTTGACAGTGTTGCACTGGAGAGGAGGAGTCTTCTGTAGAAATG includes the following:
- the map7b gene encoding ensconsin isoform X2, with protein sequence MAEREESDVCRSSSQESDSHLRGDDKKPLSRPDSTTSGNNTYILSSPVDVPNTGRSELLLLKLDERQKLARERREEREKQNAVREAQLLVREERARLYYEKQLEDRKRRLEEQRIKEERRRAAVEEKRRQKLEEEKARYEAVVRRTLEKSHRVRPKQNRWSWGGTLTSSTSHNSDANRRSVSTMNLSKHIDPVINKRLSSSSATLLNSPDRGMRRMPLTPWENNVVTRLQTPTHSYLARSRSAVCLSGDAASCHHSSSLSFKTMQSRSSERPIRAGLSLERAVRAGPEGSLCRKATQNVAADRKDKDYVRKSWSNLSCPIPPLNLATTKRAPSPGSQRTKVSQPSSARSSTKPPLKSPTSRRSRSPPPPSSMPLSPSNPSLLPGNLRPSRGKPESPRVSLEVVKDLKEEEVKRTETEEEEVEKEKGEQSEKKAAAEISTRKAESNGIERVMSPPAVRVSAGTTDPEEASRLLTEKRRQAREQREKEEEEKRQKEEAERRHREEMARKIAEERAKREEEAQRLAEEKKHKEEEERHLEEERLQREREEAERQLRQKEEDETRQREEAERLRQEREKHFQKEEAERLERKKRLEEIMKRTRRSDQKSPSQRNGDVSQQNSQDSVNVVPGIPSITVSAPQIPQTTQHSDSNGHANPDLLLHTLPPAGHDASTEALRENGVIMETFEEVIEVPMVTKLSRQEGDGEEEDERMKAPLIAFRENGSTHDMSAWDQSQVQQHAGDV
- the map7b gene encoding ensconsin isoform X1 yields the protein MAEREESDVCRSSSQESDSHLRGDDKKPLSRPDSTTSGNNTYILSSPVDVPNTGRSELLLLKLDERQKLARERREEREKQNAVREAQLLVREERARLYYEKQLEDRKRRLEEQRIKEERRRAAVEEKRRQKLEEEKARYEAVVRRTLEKSHRVRPKQNRWSWGGTLTSSTSHNSDANRRSVSTMNLSKHIDPVINKRLSSSSATLLNSPDRGLQKQTSLSSSCLVTKVSSKARASREKIHQDRPAGMRRMPLTPWENNVVTRLQTPTHSYLARSRSAVCLSGDAASCHHSSSLSFKTMQSRSSERPIRAGLSLERAVRAGPEGSLCRKATQNVAADRKDKDYVRKSWSNLSCPIPPLNLATTKRAPSPGSQRTKVSQPSSARSSTKPPLKSPTSRRSRSPPPPSSMPLSPSNPSLLPGNLRPSRGKPESPRVSLEVVKDLKEEEVKRTETEEEEVEKEKGEQSEKKAAAEISTRKAESNGIERVMSPPAVRVSAGTTDPEEASRLLTEKRRQAREQREKEEEEKRQKEEAERRHREEMARKIAEERAKREEEAQRLAEEKKHKEEEERHLEEERLQREREEAERQLRQKEEDETRQREEAERLRQEREKHFQKEEAERLERKKRLEEIMKRTRRSDQKSPSQRNGDVSQQNSQDSVNVVPGIPSITVSAPQIPQTTQHSDSNGHANPDLLLHTLPPAGHDASTEALRENGVIMETFEEVIEVPMVTKLSRQEGDGEEEDERMKAPLIAFRENGSTHDMSAWDQSQVQQHAGDV